A single window of Cataglyphis hispanica isolate Lineage 1 chromosome 2, ULB_Chis1_1.0, whole genome shotgun sequence DNA harbors:
- the LOC126859072 gene encoding histone deacetylase 4 isoform X2 produces MKVYVERRSAFDRYPRAESSSAKLEGGHHHRHGTIAHHHAIAHESMLPDVCCYYMCVEMARDTPGSPMPRPRDLGAGGGGGAATATLTSSAYHAAVADTASLHGHALQQKILELQQHHQIQQQLLRQQYQAQERQLAELHEQQMHQLKLWEQQKQLEERREKERLEALRKKDKHDHSANASTEVKQRLQSFLVNKKQREAAAAANGAVPGTPGYRSWLQPQSESSSTTNAAHPYRMPQMLQEKFGDDFPLRKTASEPNLLKVRLKQRVERNMAASRNSPLMARRKDRLLSHLKRKSLLANSGSNPESGPNSPPTVNNSQASPTAGSNTAIQEEGESPAYGGRLTSSSQQGSLSDLSLFSSPSMPNISLGRPHVQTSSSSGTKLAPVSEAEVRAAFTARLGMPLTGQMLHGTLPFYPSLTVIEGEPTYIHKQIQQNLQEQPPSATAVAGSRQHPAAAAAAVYHTAAPITDTQVAHARLHKAGHRPLGRTQSAPLPLGHPMLQGGMIAPTHYEEYLAEKQLHDQQQAHNYLKQQIRQTVLTRVGSRGQANQLDEAPETEESEVIDLTGKKDHPEESEISKQQRDREQFLQQQRDLMMRHTLQTNESTVYAASRTSQSARPLSRALSSPLVHLGPQGSSGDMFARGSPHRPTTGLAYDPLMLKHACVCGETVRGHPEHGGRLQSVWARLSETGLLQRCDRVRSRKATLEEIQTCHSEAHALLFGTNPLNRQKLDMSKLSQLPIKSFVRLPCGGVGVDSDTTWNELNTAPAARMAVGCVVDLAFKTAMGDIKNGFAVVRPPGHHAETNQAMGFCFFNSVAIAARLLQQKLDVRKILILDWDVHHGNGTQQMFYDDPRVLYLSIHRHDDGNFFPGTGGPTECGAGEGLGYNVNVAWSGGLNPPMGDAEYLAAFRTIVMPIAKEFDPDIVIVSAGFDAAVGHPAPLGGYKVSPACFGRMTQQLLNLADGKVVLALEGGYDLAAICDSAQECVRALLGDEPSPLRDEELARIPCQNAIDTLQKTIAIQMSHWPCVKLAAHTVAMSAIEASQKEHDETETVSAMASLSMQQPTNLTTTPEHSREVSEEPMEQDEAK; encoded by the exons aTGAAGGTTTACGTGGAACGAAGGAGCGCGTTCGATCGATATCCGCGCGCGGAAAGTTCGAGCGCGAAGCTCGAAGGCGGACATCATCACCGCCACGGGACAATTGCCCATCATCACGCAATCGCACACGAGAGCATGTTACCGGACGTGTGTTGTTATTACATGTGCGTAGAGATGGCCAGGGATACGCCGGGCTCGCCGATGCCGCGACCGCGAGATTTGGGCGCCGGCGGCGGGGGAGGCGCGGCAACGGCCACCCTGACTTCCAGCGCTTATCACGCTGCAGTCGCCGATACCGCCAGCCTGCACGGCCACGCGTTGCAGCAGAAGATACTCGAG CTACAGCAGCACCATCAGATTCAACAACAGCTCCTCCGACAGCAATATCAGGCCCAGGAACGACAATTGGCTGAACTGCACGAGCAACAGATGCATCAACTCAAG CTCTGGGAACAGCAGAAGCAGCTAGAAGAGAgacgagaaaaggagagactGGAGGCTCTCAGGAAGAAGGACAAACACGATCACAGCGCGAATGCGTCCACCGAAGTCAAGCAACGCCTTCAG AGCTTCCTGGTGAACAAGAAGCAGAGAGAGGCAGCCGCGGCGGCGAACGGAGCTGTGCCTGGTACACCCGGATACAGGAGCTG GCTTCAACCACAATCGGAATCATCCAGCACCACGAATGCAGCGCATCCATATCGAATGCCGCAGATGCTCCAGGAGAAGTTCGGTGACGATTTCCCACTCAGGAAGACAG CCTCGGAGCCGAACCTGCTGAAGGTGCGACTAAAACAACGCGTGGAGAGGAACATGGCAGCATCGAGAAACTCACCCCTGATGGCACGTCGGAAGGATCGCCTGCTATCGCATCTCAAGCGGAAGTCGTTACTAGCAA ATTCTGGCAGCAATCCCGAATCCGGGCCTAACTCTCCCCCGACTGTGAATAATTCTCAAGCCAGTCCCACCGCTGGAAGCAACACGGCGATACAGGAA GAAGGTGAGAGTCCTGCATATGGAGGACGCCTTACCAGTAGTAGTCAACAAGGCAGCCTTTCGGATCTTTCGCTCTTTAGTTCACCGTCCATGCCTAACATCTCGTTGGGCAGACCACACGTACAAACGAGCTCATCG aGTGGGACGAAACTGGCACCGGTTTCGGAAGCGGAAGTGCGCGCCGCGTTCACGGCACGTCTCGGGATGCCGCTCACCGGTCAGATGCTGCACGGCACCTTACCGTTCTATCCATCCTTGACTGTCATTGAGGGCGAGCCGACATACATCCACAAGCAGATCCAACAGAACTTGCAGGAGCAACCGCCATCCGCGACAGCGGTAGCCGGCAGTAGGCAGCATCCGGCGGCGGCTGCGGCAGCAGTGTATCACACCGCGGCGCCGATTACAGATACACAAGTAGCGCACGCGAGACTGCATAAGGCTGGTCACCGGCCTTTAG GTAGAACTCAATCCGCGCCACTGCCCCTGGGTCACCCAATGCTGCAGGGCGGCATGATAGCGCCGACTCATTATGAGGAATATCTCGCTGAGAAGCAGTTACACGATCAACAGCAGGCACACAACTATCTGAAGCAACAGATCCGTCAGACGGTGCTGACGCGAGTGGGCTCGCGTGGCCAGGCCAATCAATTAGATGAAGCGCCAGAAACCGAAGAGTCCGAGGTGATAGATCTTACGGGCAAAAAGGATCATCCGGAAGAGAGCGAAATCTCAAAGCAGCAGAGGGACCGCGAACAGTTTTTGCAACAACAGAGGGATCTTATGATGAGACATACGCTGCAAACGAACGAGTCAACTGTCTACGCTGCAAGTAGGACCTCTCAATCGGCCAGGCCGCTCTCGAGAGCGCTTTCGAGCCCTCTAGTACATTTAG GTCCTCAGGGCAGCAGCGGTGATATGTTCGCGCGAGGTTCTCCACATCGACCCACTACTGGACTAGCATATGATCCGCTGATGCTGAAACACGCATGTGTTTGTGGTGAAACGGTTAGAGGTCATCCTGAACATGGTGGTCGATTACAAAGTGTGTGGGCCAGACTTTCGGAGACGGGCTTGTTGCAGCGTTGTGATCGAGTACGCTCGCGCAAAGCTACGCTCGAAGAAATCCAAACATGCCATAGCGAGGCGCATGCGCTCTTATTTG GAACGAATCCGTTGAATCGACAAAAATTAGACATGTCCAAACTATCGCAATTGCCTATCAAGAGCTTCGTCCGACTTCCTTGCGGCGGAGTTGGCGTTGATTCTGACACAACGTGGAACGAACTTAACACCGCGCCCGCCGCTCGAATGGCTGTAGGATGTGTCGTCGATCTTGCGTTTAAGACGGCGATGGGCGATATTAAGAACGGCTTCGCCGTAGTAAGACCACCCGGGCATCATGCAGAGACTAACCAGGCCATGGGCTTTTGCTTCTTCAATTCAGTGGCGATTGCGGCGAGGCTGCTTCAGCAGAAACTCGACGTTAGAAAAATTCTAATCTTAGATTGG GACGTTCATCATGGGAACGGCACCCAGCAAATGTTTTACGACGACCCACGAGTGCTGTACCTGTCGATACACAGACACGACGACGGTAATTTCTTCCCTGGAACCGGCGGACCTACTGAGTGCGGCGCCGGCGAGGGTCTCGGCTATAATGTAAACGTGGCGTGGTCCGGTGGCCTGAATCCGCCCATGGGCGATGCGGAATATCTCGCGGCGTTTCGTACTATTGTTATGCCGATCGCCAAGGAGTTTGATCCGGACATTGTGATCGTCTCGGCCGGCTTCGACGCAGCCGTGGGTCATCCAGCGCCGTTGGGTGGCTACAAGGTCAGCCCAGCATGCTTCGGCAGGATGACGCAACAATTACTTAATCTAGCTGATGGCAAAGTTGTCCTCGCCCTAGAAGGTGGTTACGATTTGGCGGCGATCTGCGATTCAGCGCAGGAATGTGTCCGGGCGTTGCTCGGCGACGAGCCTAGTCCGCTTCGAGACGAAGAACTCGCAAGGATTCCCTGTCAAAATGCCATTGACACGCTGCAGAAGACCATCGCCATTCAG ATGTCACATTGGCCTTGCGTAAAACTCGCTGCTCATACAGTTGCAATGAGTGCGATAGAAGCGAGCCAAAAAGAACACGATGAGACGGAAACAGTGTCCGCAATGGCCTCTCTATCGATGCAGCAGCCTACGAACCTCAC AACCACGCCAGAACATTCCCGAGAGGTTTCCGAAGAGCCAATGGAGCAGGACGAGGCCAAATGA
- the LOC126859072 gene encoding histone deacetylase 4 isoform X3 → MKVYVERRSAFDRYPRAESSSAKLEGGHHHRHGTIAHHHAIAHESMLPDVCCYYMCVEMARDTPGSPMPRPRDLGAGGGGGAATATLTSSAYHAAVADTASLHGHALQQKILEQHHQIQQQLLRQQYQAQERQLAELHEQQMHQLKLWEQQKQLEERREKERLEALRKKDKHDHSANASTEVKQRLQSFLVNKKQREAAAAANGAVPGTPGYRSWLQPQSESSSTTNAAHPYRMPQMLQEKFGDDFPLRKTASEPNLLKVRLKQRVERNMAASRNSPLMARRKDRLLSHLKRKSLLANSGSNPESGPNSPPTVNNSQASPTAGSNTAIQEEGESPAYGGRLTSSSQQGSLSDLSLFSSPSMPNISLGRPHVQTSSSSGTKLAPVSEAEVRAAFTARLGMPLTGQMLHGTLPFYPSLTVIEGEPTYIHKQIQQNLQEQPPSATAVAGSRQHPAAAAAAVYHTAAPITDTQVAHARLHKAGHRPLGSRTQSAPLPLGHPMLQGGMIAPTHYEEYLAEKQLHDQQQAHNYLKQQIRQTVLTRVGSRGQANQLDEAPETEESEVIDLTGKKDHPEESEISKQQRDREQFLQQQRDLMMRHTLQTNESTVYAASRTSQSARPLSRALSSPLVHLGPQGSSGDMFARGSPHRPTTGLAYDPLMLKHACVCGETVRGHPEHGGRLQSVWARLSETGLLQRCDRVRSRKATLEEIQTCHSEAHALLFGTNPLNRQKLDMSKLSQLPIKSFVRLPCGGVGVDSDTTWNELNTAPAARMAVGCVVDLAFKTAMGDIKNGFAVVRPPGHHAETNQAMGFCFFNSVAIAARLLQQKLDVRKILILDWDVHHGNGTQQMFYDDPRVLYLSIHRHDDGNFFPGTGGPTECGAGEGLGYNVNVAWSGGLNPPMGDAEYLAAFRTIVMPIAKEFDPDIVIVSAGFDAAVGHPAPLGGYKVSPACFGRMTQQLLNLADGKVVLALEGGYDLAAICDSAQECVRALLGDEPSPLRDEELARIPCQNAIDTLQKTIAIQMSHWPCVKLAAHTVAMSAIEASQKEHDETETVSAMASLSMQQPTNLTTTPEHSREVSEEPMEQDEAK, encoded by the exons aTGAAGGTTTACGTGGAACGAAGGAGCGCGTTCGATCGATATCCGCGCGCGGAAAGTTCGAGCGCGAAGCTCGAAGGCGGACATCATCACCGCCACGGGACAATTGCCCATCATCACGCAATCGCACACGAGAGCATGTTACCGGACGTGTGTTGTTATTACATGTGCGTAGAGATGGCCAGGGATACGCCGGGCTCGCCGATGCCGCGACCGCGAGATTTGGGCGCCGGCGGCGGGGGAGGCGCGGCAACGGCCACCCTGACTTCCAGCGCTTATCACGCTGCAGTCGCCGATACCGCCAGCCTGCACGGCCACGCGTTGCAGCAGAAGATACTCGAG CAGCACCATCAGATTCAACAACAGCTCCTCCGACAGCAATATCAGGCCCAGGAACGACAATTGGCTGAACTGCACGAGCAACAGATGCATCAACTCAAG CTCTGGGAACAGCAGAAGCAGCTAGAAGAGAgacgagaaaaggagagactGGAGGCTCTCAGGAAGAAGGACAAACACGATCACAGCGCGAATGCGTCCACCGAAGTCAAGCAACGCCTTCAG AGCTTCCTGGTGAACAAGAAGCAGAGAGAGGCAGCCGCGGCGGCGAACGGAGCTGTGCCTGGTACACCCGGATACAGGAGCTG GCTTCAACCACAATCGGAATCATCCAGCACCACGAATGCAGCGCATCCATATCGAATGCCGCAGATGCTCCAGGAGAAGTTCGGTGACGATTTCCCACTCAGGAAGACAG CCTCGGAGCCGAACCTGCTGAAGGTGCGACTAAAACAACGCGTGGAGAGGAACATGGCAGCATCGAGAAACTCACCCCTGATGGCACGTCGGAAGGATCGCCTGCTATCGCATCTCAAGCGGAAGTCGTTACTAGCAA ATTCTGGCAGCAATCCCGAATCCGGGCCTAACTCTCCCCCGACTGTGAATAATTCTCAAGCCAGTCCCACCGCTGGAAGCAACACGGCGATACAGGAA GAAGGTGAGAGTCCTGCATATGGAGGACGCCTTACCAGTAGTAGTCAACAAGGCAGCCTTTCGGATCTTTCGCTCTTTAGTTCACCGTCCATGCCTAACATCTCGTTGGGCAGACCACACGTACAAACGAGCTCATCG aGTGGGACGAAACTGGCACCGGTTTCGGAAGCGGAAGTGCGCGCCGCGTTCACGGCACGTCTCGGGATGCCGCTCACCGGTCAGATGCTGCACGGCACCTTACCGTTCTATCCATCCTTGACTGTCATTGAGGGCGAGCCGACATACATCCACAAGCAGATCCAACAGAACTTGCAGGAGCAACCGCCATCCGCGACAGCGGTAGCCGGCAGTAGGCAGCATCCGGCGGCGGCTGCGGCAGCAGTGTATCACACCGCGGCGCCGATTACAGATACACAAGTAGCGCACGCGAGACTGCATAAGGCTGGTCACCGGCCTTTAGGTA GTAGAACTCAATCCGCGCCACTGCCCCTGGGTCACCCAATGCTGCAGGGCGGCATGATAGCGCCGACTCATTATGAGGAATATCTCGCTGAGAAGCAGTTACACGATCAACAGCAGGCACACAACTATCTGAAGCAACAGATCCGTCAGACGGTGCTGACGCGAGTGGGCTCGCGTGGCCAGGCCAATCAATTAGATGAAGCGCCAGAAACCGAAGAGTCCGAGGTGATAGATCTTACGGGCAAAAAGGATCATCCGGAAGAGAGCGAAATCTCAAAGCAGCAGAGGGACCGCGAACAGTTTTTGCAACAACAGAGGGATCTTATGATGAGACATACGCTGCAAACGAACGAGTCAACTGTCTACGCTGCAAGTAGGACCTCTCAATCGGCCAGGCCGCTCTCGAGAGCGCTTTCGAGCCCTCTAGTACATTTAG GTCCTCAGGGCAGCAGCGGTGATATGTTCGCGCGAGGTTCTCCACATCGACCCACTACTGGACTAGCATATGATCCGCTGATGCTGAAACACGCATGTGTTTGTGGTGAAACGGTTAGAGGTCATCCTGAACATGGTGGTCGATTACAAAGTGTGTGGGCCAGACTTTCGGAGACGGGCTTGTTGCAGCGTTGTGATCGAGTACGCTCGCGCAAAGCTACGCTCGAAGAAATCCAAACATGCCATAGCGAGGCGCATGCGCTCTTATTTG GAACGAATCCGTTGAATCGACAAAAATTAGACATGTCCAAACTATCGCAATTGCCTATCAAGAGCTTCGTCCGACTTCCTTGCGGCGGAGTTGGCGTTGATTCTGACACAACGTGGAACGAACTTAACACCGCGCCCGCCGCTCGAATGGCTGTAGGATGTGTCGTCGATCTTGCGTTTAAGACGGCGATGGGCGATATTAAGAACGGCTTCGCCGTAGTAAGACCACCCGGGCATCATGCAGAGACTAACCAGGCCATGGGCTTTTGCTTCTTCAATTCAGTGGCGATTGCGGCGAGGCTGCTTCAGCAGAAACTCGACGTTAGAAAAATTCTAATCTTAGATTGG GACGTTCATCATGGGAACGGCACCCAGCAAATGTTTTACGACGACCCACGAGTGCTGTACCTGTCGATACACAGACACGACGACGGTAATTTCTTCCCTGGAACCGGCGGACCTACTGAGTGCGGCGCCGGCGAGGGTCTCGGCTATAATGTAAACGTGGCGTGGTCCGGTGGCCTGAATCCGCCCATGGGCGATGCGGAATATCTCGCGGCGTTTCGTACTATTGTTATGCCGATCGCCAAGGAGTTTGATCCGGACATTGTGATCGTCTCGGCCGGCTTCGACGCAGCCGTGGGTCATCCAGCGCCGTTGGGTGGCTACAAGGTCAGCCCAGCATGCTTCGGCAGGATGACGCAACAATTACTTAATCTAGCTGATGGCAAAGTTGTCCTCGCCCTAGAAGGTGGTTACGATTTGGCGGCGATCTGCGATTCAGCGCAGGAATGTGTCCGGGCGTTGCTCGGCGACGAGCCTAGTCCGCTTCGAGACGAAGAACTCGCAAGGATTCCCTGTCAAAATGCCATTGACACGCTGCAGAAGACCATCGCCATTCAG ATGTCACATTGGCCTTGCGTAAAACTCGCTGCTCATACAGTTGCAATGAGTGCGATAGAAGCGAGCCAAAAAGAACACGATGAGACGGAAACAGTGTCCGCAATGGCCTCTCTATCGATGCAGCAGCCTACGAACCTCAC AACCACGCCAGAACATTCCCGAGAGGTTTCCGAAGAGCCAATGGAGCAGGACGAGGCCAAATGA
- the LOC126859072 gene encoding histone deacetylase 4 isoform X6 — protein MKVYVERRSAFDRYPRAESSSAKLEGGHHHRHGTIAHHHAIAHESMLPDVCCYYMCVEMARDTPGSPMPRPRDLGAGGGGGAATATLTSSAYHAAVADTASLHGHALQQKILELQQHHQIQQQLLRQQYQAQERQLAELHEQQMHQLKLWEQQKQLEERREKERLEALRKKDKHDHSANASTEVKQRLQSFLVNKKQREAAAAANGAVPGTPGYRSWLQPQSESSSTTNAAHPYRMPQMLQEKFGDDFPLRKTDSGSNPESGPNSPPTVNNSQASPTAGSNTAIQEEGESPAYGGRLTSSSQQGSLSDLSLFSSPSMPNISLGRPHVQTSSSSGTKLAPVSEAEVRAAFTARLGMPLTGQMLHGTLPFYPSLTVIEGEPTYIHKQIQQNLQEQPPSATAVAGSRQHPAAAAAAVYHTAAPITDTQVAHARLHKAGHRPLGSRTQSAPLPLGHPMLQGGMIAPTHYEEYLAEKQLHDQQQAHNYLKQQIRQTVLTRVGSRGQANQLDEAPETEESEVIDLTGKKDHPEESEISKQQRDREQFLQQQRDLMMRHTLQTNESTVYAASRTSQSARPLSRALSSPLVHLGPQGSSGDMFARGSPHRPTTGLAYDPLMLKHACVCGETVRGHPEHGGRLQSVWARLSETGLLQRCDRVRSRKATLEEIQTCHSEAHALLFGTNPLNRQKLDMSKLSQLPIKSFVRLPCGGVGVDSDTTWNELNTAPAARMAVGCVVDLAFKTAMGDIKNGFAVVRPPGHHAETNQAMGFCFFNSVAIAARLLQQKLDVRKILILDWDVHHGNGTQQMFYDDPRVLYLSIHRHDDGNFFPGTGGPTECGAGEGLGYNVNVAWSGGLNPPMGDAEYLAAFRTIVMPIAKEFDPDIVIVSAGFDAAVGHPAPLGGYKVSPACFGRMTQQLLNLADGKVVLALEGGYDLAAICDSAQECVRALLGDEPSPLRDEELARIPCQNAIDTLQKTIAIQMSHWPCVKLAAHTVAMSAIEASQKEHDETETVSAMASLSMQQPTNLTTTPEHSREVSEEPMEQDEAK, from the exons aTGAAGGTTTACGTGGAACGAAGGAGCGCGTTCGATCGATATCCGCGCGCGGAAAGTTCGAGCGCGAAGCTCGAAGGCGGACATCATCACCGCCACGGGACAATTGCCCATCATCACGCAATCGCACACGAGAGCATGTTACCGGACGTGTGTTGTTATTACATGTGCGTAGAGATGGCCAGGGATACGCCGGGCTCGCCGATGCCGCGACCGCGAGATTTGGGCGCCGGCGGCGGGGGAGGCGCGGCAACGGCCACCCTGACTTCCAGCGCTTATCACGCTGCAGTCGCCGATACCGCCAGCCTGCACGGCCACGCGTTGCAGCAGAAGATACTCGAG CTACAGCAGCACCATCAGATTCAACAACAGCTCCTCCGACAGCAATATCAGGCCCAGGAACGACAATTGGCTGAACTGCACGAGCAACAGATGCATCAACTCAAG CTCTGGGAACAGCAGAAGCAGCTAGAAGAGAgacgagaaaaggagagactGGAGGCTCTCAGGAAGAAGGACAAACACGATCACAGCGCGAATGCGTCCACCGAAGTCAAGCAACGCCTTCAG AGCTTCCTGGTGAACAAGAAGCAGAGAGAGGCAGCCGCGGCGGCGAACGGAGCTGTGCCTGGTACACCCGGATACAGGAGCTG GCTTCAACCACAATCGGAATCATCCAGCACCACGAATGCAGCGCATCCATATCGAATGCCGCAGATGCTCCAGGAGAAGTTCGGTGACGATTTCCCACTCAGGAAGACAG ATTCTGGCAGCAATCCCGAATCCGGGCCTAACTCTCCCCCGACTGTGAATAATTCTCAAGCCAGTCCCACCGCTGGAAGCAACACGGCGATACAGGAA GAAGGTGAGAGTCCTGCATATGGAGGACGCCTTACCAGTAGTAGTCAACAAGGCAGCCTTTCGGATCTTTCGCTCTTTAGTTCACCGTCCATGCCTAACATCTCGTTGGGCAGACCACACGTACAAACGAGCTCATCG aGTGGGACGAAACTGGCACCGGTTTCGGAAGCGGAAGTGCGCGCCGCGTTCACGGCACGTCTCGGGATGCCGCTCACCGGTCAGATGCTGCACGGCACCTTACCGTTCTATCCATCCTTGACTGTCATTGAGGGCGAGCCGACATACATCCACAAGCAGATCCAACAGAACTTGCAGGAGCAACCGCCATCCGCGACAGCGGTAGCCGGCAGTAGGCAGCATCCGGCGGCGGCTGCGGCAGCAGTGTATCACACCGCGGCGCCGATTACAGATACACAAGTAGCGCACGCGAGACTGCATAAGGCTGGTCACCGGCCTTTAGGTA GTAGAACTCAATCCGCGCCACTGCCCCTGGGTCACCCAATGCTGCAGGGCGGCATGATAGCGCCGACTCATTATGAGGAATATCTCGCTGAGAAGCAGTTACACGATCAACAGCAGGCACACAACTATCTGAAGCAACAGATCCGTCAGACGGTGCTGACGCGAGTGGGCTCGCGTGGCCAGGCCAATCAATTAGATGAAGCGCCAGAAACCGAAGAGTCCGAGGTGATAGATCTTACGGGCAAAAAGGATCATCCGGAAGAGAGCGAAATCTCAAAGCAGCAGAGGGACCGCGAACAGTTTTTGCAACAACAGAGGGATCTTATGATGAGACATACGCTGCAAACGAACGAGTCAACTGTCTACGCTGCAAGTAGGACCTCTCAATCGGCCAGGCCGCTCTCGAGAGCGCTTTCGAGCCCTCTAGTACATTTAG GTCCTCAGGGCAGCAGCGGTGATATGTTCGCGCGAGGTTCTCCACATCGACCCACTACTGGACTAGCATATGATCCGCTGATGCTGAAACACGCATGTGTTTGTGGTGAAACGGTTAGAGGTCATCCTGAACATGGTGGTCGATTACAAAGTGTGTGGGCCAGACTTTCGGAGACGGGCTTGTTGCAGCGTTGTGATCGAGTACGCTCGCGCAAAGCTACGCTCGAAGAAATCCAAACATGCCATAGCGAGGCGCATGCGCTCTTATTTG GAACGAATCCGTTGAATCGACAAAAATTAGACATGTCCAAACTATCGCAATTGCCTATCAAGAGCTTCGTCCGACTTCCTTGCGGCGGAGTTGGCGTTGATTCTGACACAACGTGGAACGAACTTAACACCGCGCCCGCCGCTCGAATGGCTGTAGGATGTGTCGTCGATCTTGCGTTTAAGACGGCGATGGGCGATATTAAGAACGGCTTCGCCGTAGTAAGACCACCCGGGCATCATGCAGAGACTAACCAGGCCATGGGCTTTTGCTTCTTCAATTCAGTGGCGATTGCGGCGAGGCTGCTTCAGCAGAAACTCGACGTTAGAAAAATTCTAATCTTAGATTGG GACGTTCATCATGGGAACGGCACCCAGCAAATGTTTTACGACGACCCACGAGTGCTGTACCTGTCGATACACAGACACGACGACGGTAATTTCTTCCCTGGAACCGGCGGACCTACTGAGTGCGGCGCCGGCGAGGGTCTCGGCTATAATGTAAACGTGGCGTGGTCCGGTGGCCTGAATCCGCCCATGGGCGATGCGGAATATCTCGCGGCGTTTCGTACTATTGTTATGCCGATCGCCAAGGAGTTTGATCCGGACATTGTGATCGTCTCGGCCGGCTTCGACGCAGCCGTGGGTCATCCAGCGCCGTTGGGTGGCTACAAGGTCAGCCCAGCATGCTTCGGCAGGATGACGCAACAATTACTTAATCTAGCTGATGGCAAAGTTGTCCTCGCCCTAGAAGGTGGTTACGATTTGGCGGCGATCTGCGATTCAGCGCAGGAATGTGTCCGGGCGTTGCTCGGCGACGAGCCTAGTCCGCTTCGAGACGAAGAACTCGCAAGGATTCCCTGTCAAAATGCCATTGACACGCTGCAGAAGACCATCGCCATTCAG ATGTCACATTGGCCTTGCGTAAAACTCGCTGCTCATACAGTTGCAATGAGTGCGATAGAAGCGAGCCAAAAAGAACACGATGAGACGGAAACAGTGTCCGCAATGGCCTCTCTATCGATGCAGCAGCCTACGAACCTCAC AACCACGCCAGAACATTCCCGAGAGGTTTCCGAAGAGCCAATGGAGCAGGACGAGGCCAAATGA